The Magnolia sinica isolate HGM2019 chromosome 10, MsV1, whole genome shotgun sequence genome includes a window with the following:
- the LOC131257891 gene encoding NDR1/HIN1-like protein 13 — MLHTTPPQSQTTPTSLPRPPNQNIKTMKQDIPRLPAPPAPSPTRRPKTRGLLRPPRRTNAFVWCAAFACVIFSILLILAGIATLIVFLVIKPRHPSFETTAASLNSIYLDTPEYFNGDLTFLANFSNPNHKMDVQFEYLNIELYFSDRLIATQSLQPFAQRRGEARLEAVHMISSEVYLPLKLSMELQKQVQSNRVQYNIRGTFRVRANLGLSHFSYWLYGRCQIELTGPPSGVLVARSCSTKR, encoded by the coding sequence ATGCTTCACACCACCCCACCCCAGAGCCAAACCACACCCACTTCTCTACCACGCCCACCAAATCAGAACATCAAAACCATGAAACAAGATATCCCACGGCTGCCTGCCCCGCCGGCGCCCTCCCCAACAAGGAGGCCGAAGACCAGGGGACTCCTCCGCCCGCCCCGCCGCACCAATGCATTTGTCTGGTGTGCCGCGTTTGCCTGCGTCATCTTCAGCATCCTCCTCATCCTCGCTGGGATTGCCACCCTCATCGTCTTCCTAGTCATCAAACCAAGACACCCGTCTTTCGAGACCACGGCCGCCAGCCTCAACAGCATCTACCTCGACACTCCAGAGTACTTCAATGGCGATCTCACCTTCCTCGCCAACTTCTCCAATCCCAACCATAAGATGGATGTCCAGTTCGAGTATTTGAACATAGAATTGTACTTCTCCGATAGACTGATTGCGACTCAGTCACTGCAGCCTTTTGCACAGAGACGGGGAGAAGCGAGACTGGAAGCGGTTCATATGATATCGAGTGAAGTCTACCTGCCTTTGAAACTTTCTATGGAACTTCAGAAGCAAGTGCAGAGCAACCGTGTTCAATATAATATCAGAGGGACGTTTAGAGTCCGGGCGAATTTGGGTCTGAGTCATTTTTCATACTGGTTGTACGGACGGTGCCAGATCGAGCTGACCGGCCCACCAAGTGGAGTTCTAGTAGCGCGAAGTTGCAGTACAAAGAGGTGA